One Rosa chinensis cultivar Old Blush chromosome 5, RchiOBHm-V2, whole genome shotgun sequence genomic region harbors:
- the LOC112202371 gene encoding callose synthase 3, translated as MSSSRAGPDQGPPPQRRIQRTQTAGNLGEAAFDSEVVPSSLVEIAPILRVANEVESHNPRVAYLCRFYAFEKAHRLDPTSSGRGVRQFKTALLQRLERENDPTLMGRVKKSDAREMQSFYQHYYKKYIQALQNAADKADRAQLTKAYQTANVLFEVLKAVNMTQSMEVDREILEAHGKVAEKTELLVPYNILPLDPDSAKQAIMTYPEIQAAVFALRNTRGLPWPKEYKKKKDEDVLDWLQSMFGFQKDNVANQREHLILLLANVHIRQFPKPDQQPKLDDRALTEVMKKLFKNYKKWCKFLGRKSSLWLPTIQQEVQQRKLLYMGLYLLIWGEAANLRFMPECLCYIYHHMAFELYGMLAGNVSPMTGENVKPAYGGEEEAFLKKVVTPIYNVIAREADWSKRGKSKHSQWRNYDDINEYFWSVDCFRLGWPMRADADFFCLPSERLSFDKNSEDSKPASGDRWVGKVNFVEIRSFWHIFRSFDRMWSFFILCLQVMIIVAWNGSGQPTSIFSADVFKKALSVFITAAILKLGQAVLDVILSWKSRRSMSFHVKLRYIAKVISAAAWVIILPVTYAYTWENPPGFAQTIKGWFGSNKNAPSLFILAVVIYLSPNMLAGVLFLFPFIRRFLERSNYRIVMLMMWWSQPRLYVGRGMHESTFSLFKYTMFWVLLIVTKLAFSYYIEIKPLVGPTKAIMNVRITNFQWHEFFPRAKNNIGVVIALWAPIILVYFMDTQIWYAIYSTIFGGIYGAFRRLGEIRTLGMLRSRFESLPGAFNARLIPVDKSEPKKKGLKATLSRTFGHVEGSKEKQAARFAQLWNKIISSFREEDLISNREMDLLLVPYWADRDLDLIQWPPFLLASKIPIALDMAKDSNGKDKELTKRITADEYMHCAVRECYASFKNIIKFLVQGSREKEVIDYIFLEVDKHIGDGNLIREFKMSALPSLYDHFVSLINFLLKNSQEDRDQVVILFQDMLEVVTRDIMMEDQDHITSLVDSVHGGSGHEGMMPLDQHQQHQLFASAGAINFPLTHVTEAWKEKINRLYLLLTTKESAMDVPSNLEARRRISFFSNSLFMDMPPAPKVRNMLSFSVLTPYYTEEVLFSIEGLEKPNEDGVSILFYLQKIFPDEWNNFLQRVNCTNEDELNNFLKGSDELEEELRLWASYRGQTLTRTVRGMMYYRKALELQAFLDMAKDDDLMEGYKAIELNSEDQSKGGRSLWAQCQAVADMKFTYVVSCQLYGIQKRSGDHHAQDILRLMTTYPSLRVAYIDEVEEPSKDRAQKINQKAYYSTLVKAAMPKSIDSSEPVQNLDQVIYRIKLPGPAILGEGKPENQNHAIIFTRGEGLQTIDMNQDNYMEEALKMRNLLQEFLKHDGVRHPTILGLREHIFTGSVSSLAWFMSNQENSFVTIGQRLLANPLRVRFHYGHPDVFDRLFHLSRGGVSKASKVINLSEDIFAGFNSTLREGNVTHHEYIQVGKGRDVGLNQISMFEAKIANGNGEQTLSRDIYRLGHRFDFFRMLSCYFTTIGFYYSTLITVLTVYVFLYGRLYLVLSGLEEGLSTQAAIRDNKPLQVALASQSFVQIGFLMALPMLMEIGLEKGFRTALSEFVLMQLQLAPVFFTFSLGTKTHYYGRTLLHGGAKYRSTGRGFVVFHAKFADNYRLYSRSHFVKGIELLILLVVYQIFGHTYRSAVAYILITVSMWFMVVTWLFAPFLFNPSGFEWQKIVDDWTDWNKWISNRGGIGVPPEKSWESWWEEEQEHLQYSGKRGIVAEILLSVRFFIYQYGLVYHLNIAKKTKSVLVYGISWLVIVLILFVMKTVSVGRRKFSAEYQLVFRLIKGLIFITFVSILVTLIVLPHMTLQDIIVCILAFMPTGWGMLMIAQACKPIVQKAGLWPSVRTLARGFEIVMGLLLFTPVAFLAWFPFVSEFQTRMLFNQAFSRGLQISRILGGQRKDRSSRNKE; from the exons GTCGATTTTATGCCTTTGAGAAAGCTCATAGGTTGGATCCCACTTCTAGTGGACGTGGTGTTCGTCAGTTCAAAACTGCTCTTCTTCAACGTCTTGAAAGG GAGAATGATCCAACTCTTATGGGAAGGGTAAAAAAAAGTGATGCACGTGAAATGCAGAGCTTCTATCAACACTATTACAAAAAATATATTCAAGCTTTGCAAAATGCGGCCGATAAAGCTGACCG CGCACAACTTACCAAGGCATACCAGACTGCCAATGTTCTATTTGAGGTTTTAAAGGCTGTTAATATGACGCAATCTATGGAAGTTGATCGTGAG ATTTTGGAAGCTCATGGTAAAGTTGCAGAAAAGACAGAGCTATTGGTTCCTTACAATATCCTTCCACTTGATCCTGATAGTGCAAAACAAGCAATTATGACATACCCAGAG ATTCAAGCTGCTGTTTTTGCTCTTCGTAACACCAGGGGTCTTCCTTGGCCTAAggaatacaaaaagaaaaaagatgaggATGTTCTTGATTGGCTGCAGTCAATGTTTGGGTTTCAG AAGGACAATGTGGCGAATCAACGGGAGCACCTGATATTGTTACTTGCAAATGTGCACATAAGGCAGTTTCCAAAGCCTGATCAACAGCCCAAG ttgGATGACCGTGCCCTGACAGAAGTGATGAAGAAGCTTTTCAAGAATTACAAAAAATGGTGCAAGTTCTTGGGCCGGAAAAGTAGCCTTTG GTTACCAACCATACAGCAAGAGGTGCAACAGCGCAAGCTGCTTTACATGGGTCTATATCTTTTGATATGGGGGGAAGCTGCAAATTTGAGATTCATGCCAGAATGCCTTTGTTACATTTATCATCAT ATGGCATTTGAATTGTATGGTATGTTAGCTGGGAATGTGAGTCCAATGACAGGAGAAAATGTGAAGCCAGCCTATGGAGGTGAAGAAGAGGCTTTCTTGAAAAAAGTTGTGACTCCTATCTATAACGTGATTGCCAGG GAAGCTGATTGGAGCAAACGAGGGAAATCAAAGCATTCCCAGTGGAGGAACTATGATGATATAAATGAATACTTTTG GTCAGTGGATTGTTTCCGGTTGGGTTGGCCGATGCGTGCAGATGCTGATTTCTTTTGCTTGCCTAGTGAACGACTTAGTTTTGATAAAAATAGTGAG GATAGCAAACCAGCTAGTGGAGATCGATGGGTGGGGAAAGTTAACTTTGTTGAGATACGGTCATTCTGGCATATCTTTAGAAGCTTTGACCGCATGTGGAGTTTCTTTATTCTATGTTTACAG GTTATGATAATTGTTGCTTGGAATGGCTCGGGCCAACCCACATCAATATTTTCTGCCGATGTATTCAAGAAAGCTTTGAGCGTCTTTATAACTGCTGCAATATTGAAGCTTGGGCAAG CTGTTCTAGATGTAATTCTTAGCTGGAAGTCTAGGCGGAGTATGTCATTCCATGTTAAGTTGAGATATATTGCTAAGGTCATTTCAGCTGCTGCATGGGTAATAATTCTACCGGTTACTTATGCGTATACTTGGGAAAACCCTCCTGGGTTTGCTCAGACCATTAAAGGTTGGTTTGGCAGTAATAAAAATGCGCCCTCCTTGTTCATCTTGGCTGTTGTTATCTACTTGTCACCGAATATGCTGGCTGGGGTGTTGTTTCTTTTCCCATTTATTCGCCGATTCCTTGAGAGATCAAACTATAGGATTGTGATGCTTATGATGTGGTGGTCACAG CCTCGTCTCTATGTTGGGAGGGGAATGCATGAGAGCACATTTTCTCTTTTCAA GTACACGATGTTTTGGGTTCTTCTTATAGTGACAAAGTTGGCATTCAGTTACTACATAGAG ATAAAGCCTTTAGTGGGTCCAACAAAAGCTATCATGAATGTACGTATAACGAATTTCCAGTGGCATGAGTTCTTTCCCCGTG CAAAGAACAATATCGGTGTTGTGATTGCACTCTGGGCTCCAATTATCCTG GTCTATTTTATGGATACCCAGATTTGGTATGCAATATACTCGACAATATTCGGAGGTATTTATGGTGCATTCCGTCGCCTTGGAGAG ATACGGACACTAGGAATGCTAAGATCTCGCTTTGAATCATTGCCTGGTGCTTTTAACGCCCGTTTAATTCCGGTGGATAAGAGTGAGCCAAAGAAGAAAGGACTGAAGGCTACATTGTCCCGCACCTTTGGTCAT GTTGAAGGTAGCAAAGAGAAACAGGCTGCAAGGTTTGCGCAATTAtggaacaaaataataagtagtTTCAGAGAGGAGGATCTTATAAGCAATAG gGAAATGGACCTTTTGCTTGTTCCTTATTGGGCTGATCGTGATTTGGACCTCATACAGTGGCCTCCATTTTTACTTGCTAGCAAG ATCCCGATAGCATTAGACATGGCCAAGGACAGCAATGGCAAGGATAAAGAGCTAACAAAAAGGATCACGGCTGATGAATACATGCATTGCGCTGTTCGTGAATGCTATGCTTCATTTAAGAACATAATTAAGTTTCTGGTTCAGGGGAGCCGTGAGAAAGA GGTTATAGATTACATATTTCTTGAGGTTGACAAGCACATAGGAGATGGTAACCTGATCCGTGAATTCAAGATGAGTGCTCTTCCTAGCCTCTATGACCACTTTGTTAGCCTTATCAATTTTTTG TTAAAGAATAGTCAGGAGGACAGGGATCAAGTTGTGATTCTATTCCAGGACATGCTGGAGGTAGTGACAAGAGATATAATGATGGAGGACCAGGACCATATAACCAG CTTGGTAGATTCAGTCCACGGAGGGTCGGGCCATGAGGGGATGATGCCTCTTGATCAACATCAACAGCATCAGTTGTTTGCATCTGCTGGAGCTATCAACTTTCCTCTTACACATGTAACAGAGGCTTGGAAGGAGAAG ATTAACCGTCTTTATCTATTACTTACCACAAAGGAGTCTGCCATGGATGTGCCATCCAACTTAGAAGCTAGAAGGCGAATTTCTTTCTTCTCGAATTCATTGTTTATGGATATGCCTCCAGCACCAAAAGTTCGCAATATGCTTTCTTTCTC TGTTTTAACTCCTTACTACACCGAGGAGGTTCTCTTTTCCATTGAAGGTCTGGAAAAACCGAATGAAGATGGTGTTTCTATTCTCTTCTACTTGCAAAAGATTTTCCCAG ATGAATGGAACAACTTTCTTCAGCGTGTGAATTGCACCAACGAAGATGAATTGAACAACTTTCTTAAAGGGTCTGATGAATTGGAAGAAGAACTTCGCCTATGGGCATCATATAGAGGCCAAACTTTGACTCGTACTG TAAGAGGGATGATGTACTACCGGAAAGCTTTGGAGCTTCAGGCTTTTCTGGATATGGCCAAAGATGACG ATTTAATGGAAGGCTATAAGGCCATAGAGTTGAATTCAGAAGATCAATCAAAGGGGGGAAGGTCACTATGGGCGCAATGTCAAGCAGTAGCTGATATGAAATTCACATATGTGGTTTCATGCCAACTGTATGGGATTCAAAAGCGATCTGGTGATCATCATGCACAAGACATTCTGAGGCTCATGACAAC ATACCCGTCATTACGAGTGGCATATATTGATGAGGTTGAAGAACCTAGCAAAGATAGGGCTCAGAAGATAAACCAAAAGGCTTATTATTCTACTTTAGTAAAGGCTGCTATGCCAAAGTCAATTGATTCTTCAGAGCCAGTACAAAATCTTGACCAG GTTATTTATCGCATAAAGCTTCCGGGACCTGCTATCTTGGGAGAGGGAAAGCCAGAAAATCAAAACCATGCCATTATTTTCACACGTGGAGAAGGCTTACAAACAATTGACATGAACCAG GATAACTACATGGAAGAAGCTTTGAAAATGAGGAATTTGCTACAAGAATTTCTCAAACATGATGGCGTTAGGCACCCTACAATTCTTGGACTTAGGGAGCATATATTTACGGGAAG TGTTTCTTCTCTAGCTTGGTTCATGTCAAATCAGGAGAACAGTTTTGTTACTATTGGTCAAAGACTATTGGCCAACCCTCTCAG GGTTCGATTTCATTATGGCCATCCCGATGTGTTTGATAGGCTCTTTCACCTTAGTAGAGGGGGTGTCAGTAAGGCATCCAAGGTTATCAATTTGAGTGAAGACATTTTTGCAG GCTTTAATTCCACTCTCCGTGAAGGCAATGTAACTCATCACGAATACATACAAGTGGGGAAGGGGAGAGATGTCGGTCTTAACCAAATCTCCATGTTTGAGGCAAAAATTGCTAATGGCAACGGGGAGCAGACACTCAGTCGTGATATATACCGACTTGGACATCGTTTTGACTTTTTCCGTATGTTGTCATGCTATTTCACCACAATTGGTTTCTACTACAGTACTCTG ATCACTGTCCTTACAGTGTATGTCTTCCTTTATGGTCGCCTCTACCTGGTTCTTAGTGGACTTGAAGAAGGTTTGAGCACTCAAGCAGCAATTCGAGATAATAAGCCTCTTCAAGTTGCTCTTGCTTCTCAATCATTTGTTCAAATAGGGTTTTTGATGGCTTTGCCTATGTTGATGGAAATTGGCTTGGAAAAGGGTTTCCGAACTGCATTAAGTGAATTCGTGTTGATGCAATTGCAATTGGCCCCAGTATTTTTCACATTCTCACTTGGGACAAAGACCCACTATTATGGACGGACATTACTGCATGGTGGTGCCAAATATAGATCGACAGGTCGTGGGTTTGTGGTGTTCCATGCCAAGTTTGCCGACAACTATAGGCTCTACTCTCGCAGCCACTTTGTTAAGGGTATTGAGCTCTTGATTTTACTTGTGGTGTACCAGATCTTTGGTCATACTTATAGAAGTGCTGTTGCCTACATTTTAATCACTGTATCTATGTGGTTTATGGTGGTTACCTGGCTTTTTGCTCCCTTTCTGTTCAATCCCTCTGGTTTTGAGTGGCAAAAGATAGTTGATGATTGGACTGATTGGAATAAGTGGATAAGCAACCGTGGAGGTATAGGTGTTCCACCTGAAAAAAGTTGGGAATCATGGTGGGAGGAGGAACAAGAACATCTTCAATATTCTGGAAAACGTGGTATTGTAGCTGAGATACTGCTATCCGTACGTTTCTTTATCTATCAGTATGGGCTCGTATATCACTTGAACATTGCAAAGAAAACCAAGAGTGTCCTG GTCTATGGTATCTCATGGCTGGTGATCGTCCTTATTTTGTTTGTCATGAAG ACTGTATCTGTTGGTAGGAGAAAGTTCAGTGCTGAGTACCAACTTGTATTCCGGCTGATCAAGGGATTAATATTCATTACTTTTGTGTCCATTTTGGTCACTTTGATTGTGCTGCCTCACATGACCCTGCAGGACATCATTGTTTGCATTCTTGCTTTCATGCCAACTGGTTGGGGGATGCTTATG atTGCCCAAGCTTGCAAGCCTATTGTTCAAAAAGCTGGTTTATGGCCATCAGTTCGGACTCTTGCTCGTGGCTTTGAGATTGTTATGGGCTTGCTTCTGTTCACCCCAGTTGCATTCTTGGCCTGGTTTCCTTTTGTTTCAGAATTTCAAACTCGTATGCTCTTCAACCAAGCATTCAGTAGAGGTTTACAGATTTCTCGTATTCTTGGCGGGCAACGCAAGGATCGTTCATCCCGGAACAAGGAGTGA
- the LOC112168409 gene encoding callose synthase 9, with protein MAQVEERWERLVRAVLRRERMGPDAYEQHGTGIAGNVLSSLENNKDIDEILRVADEIQDEDPNISRIQCEHGYSLAQNLGPNNEGSGVLQFETELMSVIKEQNSLGSDLSTAVRTDEYEQQ; from the exons ATGGCTCAAGTTGAGGAGCGATGGGAGCGGTTAGTCCGCGCAGTATTAAGGAGGGAAAGGATGGGGCCTGATGCATACGAGCAGCATGGGACTGGTATTGCCGGAAATGTTCTATCTTCACTTGAAAATAATAAGGATATTGATGAAATTCTTAGAGTTGCAGATGAAATCCAAGATGAAGATCCCAATATCTCTAGAATCC AATGTGAACATGGTTATTCGCTGGCTCAAAATCTAGGCCCCAATAATGAAGGAAGTGGAGTTTTACAGTTCGAGACCGAATTGATGTCTGTCATTAAG GAACAAAACTCACTTGGTTCGGACTTATCCACTGCTGTAAGAACGGACGAATACGAGCAACAATGA
- the LOC112164380 gene encoding uncharacterized protein LOC112164380, with protein sequence MDKILFWNTRGAGGGDFRSIIVDLIKMHDVDLLIICEPRIQLSKAKRHLLSIGFTDFVVEEATGFPGGIWILWNKNKVQLQKIDSNSQSITVKVSGNGIGDWLLTGLYASPCPSTRQRLWNYLTAMSNSTQLPWMIVGDFNELVAYADKNGGSYAGKFGGLRDWVQSEAMIDLGYQGANFTWSSGRIKERLDRGFCNTDWRLLFAEARVIHLAKTKSDHCPLLLRLQPHVQNCRINPPFRFHSMWMQHEEYKGFVTTAWNNTVGNLLDKTNLLASELNTWNKDVFGNIFKKKRRLLARIAGIQKKLCVHDNPFLLNLEKELIKQYEFVRDQEAMLWKQKSREKWIQDGDRNTKYFHITTMVRRRKNKIDGLFYDSGGWCENPEDMKNIAKCFFQMLFAYEESPNMRFNIPNLFPTGDTNCSENLVAPVSLQEIRSALFSIGDSGGSKAHFDHFGS encoded by the exons ATGGATAAAATTCTCTTTTGGAATACTAGAGGTGCTGGAGGTGGTGATTTTAGGTCTATAATTGTGGACCTTATTAAGATGCATGATGTTGATCTTTTAATTATCTGCGAACCTAGAATTCAATTGTCTAAAGCTAAGAGACATCTTTTGAGCATTGGTTTTACTGACTTTGTAGTTGAAGAAGCAACTGGTTTTCCAGGTGGTATCTGGATATTGTGGAATAAAAATAAAGTTCAGCTCCAAAAGATTGACTCTAATTCTCAATCTATCACTGTGAAAGTTTCTGGGAATGGCATAGGTGATTGGTTACTCACCGGTCTTTATGCTAGCCCATGTCCTAGCACTAGACAAAGATTGTGGAACTATCTTACTGCGATGTCAAATTCTACTCAACTCCCCTGGATGATTGTAGGTGATTTTAATGAACTTGTTGCTTATGCTGATAAAAATGGCGGATCTTACGCaggtaaatttggaggtctaagAGATTGGGTGCAAAGTGAGGCTATGATTGATCTTGGATATCAAGGTGCTAATTTTACCTGGTCAAGTGGAAGAATTAAAGAAAGATTGGATCGGGGTTTCTGTAACACTGATTGGAGGCTGCTATTTGCTGAAGCTAGAGTTATCCATCTTGCCAAAACGAAGTCTGACCATTGCCCATTATTGCTGAGACTTCAACCACATGTCCAGAATTGTAGAATTAATCCTCCTTTCCGTTTTCATTCCATGTGGATGCAACATGAGGAATACAAGGgatttgtgactactgcttggAATAATACTGTTGGTAATCTGCTCGACAAAACTAATCTTCTTGCTTCTGAGTTAAATACATGGAATAAAGACGTCTTTGGGAATATTttcaaaaagaagagaagactCCTTGCTAGAATTGCGGGCATTCAGAAGAAGCTATGTGTTCATGACAACCCTTTCCTGCTCAACCTTGAGAAAGAACTTATTAAGCAGTATGAATTTGTCAGGGACCAAGAAGCTATGCTATGGAAGCAAAAGTCAAGAGAAAAGTGGATTCAAGATGGTGATAGAAACACAAAATATTTTCACATTACCACTATGGTCAggagaaggaaaaataaaatcGATGGCCTTTTTTATGATAGTGGTGGTTGGTGTGAAAACCCTGAAGACATGAAAAATATTGCAAAATGCTTTTTCCAGATGCTATTTGCTTATGAAGAAAGTCCTAATATGAGATTCAATATTCCTAATCTTTTTCCTACAGGTGATACCAATTGCAGTGAGAATCTAGTGGCTCCTGTCAGTCTCCAAGAAATAAGATCTGCTTTATTCTCTATCGGAG ATTCCGGAGGGTCTAAAGCACACTTTGATCACTTTGGTTCCTAA